A genome region from Rhinopithecus roxellana isolate Shanxi Qingling chromosome 10, ASM756505v1, whole genome shotgun sequence includes the following:
- the DCD gene encoding dermcidin, with protein sequence MLKRGPERQSRHLRSQDLQGFGGIPALAHRSMRFMTLLFLAALAGALVCAYDPEAASAPGSGNPSHEASAAQKENAGEDPGLARQAPKPRKQRASLLEKGLEGAKNTLGGLGTLGKDAVEDLESVGKGAVHDVKDVLDSVL encoded by the exons ATGCTTaaaagaggcccagagaggcagtCTCGACACCTTAGATCCCAAGATCTCCAAGGATTTGGTGGCATACCCGCTCTAGCACACAGAAGCATGAGGTTCATGACTCTCCTCTTCCTGGCAGCTCTGGCAGGAGCCCTGGTCTGTGCCT ATGACCCAGAGGCTGCCTCTGCCCCAGGATCGGGGAACC CTTCCCATGAGGCATCAGCAGCTCAAAAGGAAAATGCAGGTGAAGACCCAGGGTTAGCCAGACAGGCACCAAAGCCAAGGAAGCAGAGAGCCAGCCTTCTGG AAAAAGGCCTAGAGGGAGCAAAAAACACTCTGGGGGGACTCGGAACCCTAGGAAAAGATGCAGTTGAAGATCTAGAAAGTGTGGGTAAAG